A stretch of Propionispora hippei DSM 15287 DNA encodes these proteins:
- a CDS encoding LptA/OstA family protein, giving the protein MKHLTKQMISGLAVLMVLGLSGARIDAAQQQPVEMDADTIEYNSTSGLMQADGGVRFVQGEAVLTGQSAQYNTKTKEGYVTGGVKAVKDTATLTAPEVRSYGDNHLVASGGGVVLTKDDSRLDGDLVDYYTDKDYAVVPNGGVITMPDGTMKADYLEAFLKENRAVGKGNVHIVSEARKLDATSDQAVYYGGKDGKAVLTGNARAVQDGNVLTGSTLTITLDDKAMTASGRPRLVVTPQ; this is encoded by the coding sequence GTGAAACATCTGACGAAACAAATGATTAGCGGGTTGGCTGTGCTGATGGTACTTGGCCTGTCCGGTGCCCGTATTGATGCCGCACAGCAGCAGCCGGTGGAAATGGATGCCGACACCATTGAATATAACTCAACCAGCGGCCTGATGCAGGCTGACGGCGGTGTCCGGTTTGTACAGGGAGAGGCTGTTTTGACCGGGCAAAGCGCCCAGTATAATACTAAAACCAAGGAAGGCTATGTGACCGGCGGCGTTAAGGCGGTCAAAGATACAGCCACCCTTACGGCACCGGAGGTGCGCTCTTATGGCGATAATCATCTGGTGGCATCCGGTGGCGGAGTGGTCTTGACGAAAGATGACAGCCGACTGGACGGTGATTTGGTTGATTACTACACTGATAAGGATTATGCCGTAGTGCCGAATGGCGGGGTGATTACCATGCCGGACGGTACCATGAAGGCCGACTATTTGGAAGCTTTCTTAAAAGAGAACCGGGCAGTAGGCAAGGGGAATGTGCATATTGTCAGTGAGGCGCGCAAACTGGACGCTACTTCCGATCAGGCGGTGTATTACGGCGGCAAGGACGGTAAAGCAGTGCTTACCGGCAATGCCCGCGCCGTACAGGACGGCAATGTTCTGACAGGCAGTACGTTGACCATCACGCTGGACGACAAGGCTATGACGGCTTCCGGCCGGCCACGGCTGGTTGTGACGCCGCAATAA
- the lptB gene encoding LPS export ABC transporter ATP-binding protein gives MYIETVDLVKTYKGRNVVNGVSVKVKQGEIVGLLGPNGAGKTTTFYMIVGLERPNAGRVIVNGEDVTSLPMYRRSRFGIGYLPQEASVFRKLTVEDNLMAILETTPQSEAERKDMLERLLEEFHITHVRQRKGSELSGGERRRVEIARCLSTNPYFILLDEPFAGVDPIAVADIQNIIGYLKERGIGILITDHNVRETLSIVDNAYILSEGQILVAGDSDTIAASEVARKFYLGENFAL, from the coding sequence ATGTATATTGAAACTGTCGATCTGGTAAAGACCTATAAGGGACGCAATGTGGTAAACGGTGTCTCGGTAAAGGTGAAGCAGGGGGAAATTGTGGGGCTGCTTGGGCCGAACGGTGCGGGCAAAACCACTACCTTTTATATGATTGTTGGTTTGGAGCGGCCCAATGCGGGACGGGTGATTGTAAACGGTGAGGATGTAACCTCCCTGCCGATGTACCGCCGCTCCCGCTTCGGCATCGGCTATCTGCCCCAGGAAGCCTCGGTTTTCCGGAAATTAACGGTGGAAGACAATCTGATGGCTATTCTGGAAACCACACCACAGAGCGAAGCGGAACGTAAGGATATGCTGGAGCGGCTGCTGGAAGAGTTTCATATTACCCATGTCCGCCAGCGAAAAGGGTCGGAGCTGTCCGGCGGAGAACGCCGGCGGGTGGAAATTGCCCGCTGCCTGTCGACCAATCCGTATTTTATTCTGCTCGATGAACCGTTCGCCGGAGTCGACCCGATCGCGGTGGCCGACATTCAAAATATTATCGGCTATTTGAAGGAACGGGGCATCGGCATTCTTATCACTGACCATAATGTCCGGGAGACGCTGAGCATTGTGGACAATGCCTATATCTTAAGCGAGGGGCAGATTCTGGTGGCTGGCGACAGCGATACCATTGCCGCCAGTGAAGTGGCCAGAAAGTTCTATTTAGGAGAAAATTTTGCCTTGTAG
- the lptC gene encoding LPS export ABC transporter periplasmic protein LptC, translating to MIKKQHAVIACAVLVLVGGLYYILGGDSASTRQPVSEAGSTITDKLSYSGSSIIEEHDGKRSWELSAETIEVDPNTKNTTLKNITGTFYRDDGSKIVVTAPQGSIDGTTRDIVLDSQVKAVAEDGATFTAPTVRFNNAEKRYYGTGGIRVTRDGTVLTGDQLESDANMEKIKVSGHAHIIQGGKAQ from the coding sequence TTGATAAAAAAACAACATGCCGTAATAGCCTGTGCCGTCCTTGTCCTGGTCGGTGGACTATACTATATACTGGGGGGAGACTCGGCTTCTACCCGTCAGCCGGTATCGGAAGCAGGCAGTACAATAACGGATAAACTCTCCTATTCCGGCAGCTCCATTATCGAAGAACATGACGGCAAACGTTCCTGGGAACTGTCTGCCGAGACGATAGAAGTAGATCCTAATACGAAGAATACGACATTAAAAAATATAACCGGTACGTTTTACCGGGATGATGGCAGTAAAATTGTGGTAACTGCCCCGCAAGGTTCGATTGACGGCACAACCCGGGATATTGTTCTTGACAGCCAGGTGAAGGCGGTGGCCGAGGACGGCGCTACCTTTACGGCGCCTACCGTACGGTTTAATAACGCCGAAAAACGCTATTACGGTACCGGCGGTATCCGGGTGACAAGGGACGGTACCGTGCTTACCGGGGACCAACTGGAGAGCGACGCCAATATGGAAAAAATTAAAGTGTCGGGCCATGCCCACATTATACAGGGAGGGAAAGCCCAGTGA